tcaaccgaaagttacaggcatttaccatttaagctcaaaatttattatatttaatatacactatgtatatatataaacagttttaaataacaaaatttactacgcaaataaatatatattaaataattaaattaaatataacaatatatatatacaagaaatatacatataaaataatagtttttattacaatgtaatttattttacatatttatttataacaataaatgtatataatagtttattaatgttcatgttattatatatattatacatatatttatatatacacatatttatatatatccacatatttacaagcaatggttcgtgaatcatcgggaacagtcgaaggtcacatgaatatatgaaaatagttcaaactttttgagactcaactttacatactttgcttatcgtgtcaaaaatataatatcatatcgagagtttggtttaaaattattcgaaattttccgggtcactacatatgcacccgtattcatactcgtacaatacacagcttctagatgtatttactattagtatataccaatagaaaaccATCATGATCAGCCATAATTGATTAGAATTTGGAGTCTTTCATGTAGGGTTTATCTTTTGACTAATTGTAAGAATTATTGCAACTAAATTCCAAGTTTAAAAGTTAATCAAAGATTTGGTGATAATCTTACCTGAAATTGCTATACTAACATTCCCACGAACCACCTATACACTAACATTCAGTAATAGAAAGATTTGGTATATTGTGAACATCATTGATGATGTGAATTATTCACATATTATGTAAATtatgatattgaagataattataaatataaagatgttaatctttattattttattatcttgagatttgaattacctaatcagaattcagatgtgaaaatataatttgagtgcgagaacattgttaagttttctaaattcaaCGTCTCTAGGAcaaacctagaatatgactaagaattgctcaaatgTGCTAAAATACAAATCACAAAAGATGCATATCTTATGTGTGAGCATTTGAACTTTTCATTGATTAGAATCATATTAGATAAATGATTAtgatatcaagttgcaagacatgtgggggaagctttgatAAGCAGTAACCCTTGTTagttgtgtaaaatgaacacaatAACTTAAAAATGTGGGGGTGTCTTGTATTTTGATATCAAGAACATGATATATGATAATACGTTctaatgtatctaatgagttgtactcAATCCGAATTTGCATATGCTGTAAGCAAGCTGAGTAGATACAAGAGTAATCCAAATACATCTCATTGGAATTGTATGATTCCGGAGTGACAAGTGGATATGTATTCACACTTGGAAGTGCTGCTATTTCATGGAAATCGTGTAAACAAACGATTATTGCTAGATTCACGATCGAAtcagaattcatcgctttagataaagctggtgaagaGGCAGAATGTCTATGTCAATTCGTTAAGGATATACCAATATGGCCTAAGCAGGTGCCGGCCATATGTATACATTGTAATATCCAATcggtgattggtagagctcatattacaatgtGCAATGGTAAGACTGACGTAGACATAATAAAGTATGACAACTAATCTCTAGaggaattatcactattgactatgtgaagtcaaaggataatgttgcggatccactgataaaaggcttaagcagagagttagtgtatgagtcgtgcgtgggaatgggactgaagctcctaaaaggctaagtttatatgaaggaaaacctaactcagttgactggagatcccaagatctgagttcaataggacaacctacttgtatgaactggcgaaAGTCACTGTTAGGGAtttaattactaaactagcaacccctacaccttttaagggagtttactaattatgagtagacttcctagttcattcctaaaagtgacatgtGAGAGGATAAGCCTTCaacttttaatgattcaactgaaataaccatgtGTGGTTAATCAGTATCCAttcggtggtgaatcacctatgtgagagagaagtggggtcgcttcgaagggtattgttggggcacaatacttgataagctctcacagaaccaggctaatgttcatgaccataacgaacataactatgaggacttgagattgtcagggagagtcttgtgtgaagcgtattgtcgcctacacaaatggcagacgagttcaaagacatcgccgtctactcagagccagtagactaagtgcgttttcacaagcaaaagttcaaagggtaacacctacttatcgtatgcaagattcaaccggTGAAATTTAATCGGAAGATAGTTGTTACTAAGAagcgatctccattcatgtgggggattgttggaaaattTGGTTGGAAATATGTTCCACCAATTTTTTACGAAGTTTAAATAAAGCTATATAAATATATAGCTATCTACaacaaagaaatatatatataaatatatagctaTCTATATTTATGGACATATATAGATTTATGATATGTCAAAGAAATCAGCAAAGATAGCCATTGATATGCATTTACTAAAGTGAATCTCACAAGATCAGAAAAAGATAGCTGCTGATATGCATTTATTGAAGTGAATCTCACAAGATCATATGAGATCAATTACTGATATGGCTTCACATTAAATATTTTGTCACATTATGTATAGGCTTGATTATAGGGATTTAGAATTAATAGCTTCTAACTTTTACTTTCTAGTTGTATATATAGATCATCTATTAGGCAATGCAAAATACATCTTTTTCCCTAAGTCTCAAAGAttgtcatggtatcagagctacagCTACAAAGTTCTGATATTCTATTTTTCATTTGATCCTAGTCCAACACTCCTCGTTTCTAGTTACTCTCGGTCCAAGTTCCTGTTGCTCTTTTTTTGAAATTTTTCTTTTGTTCAAGCTCTTGCTAAATCATGTCTTTTGACAAGTCTGATGCTTTACTAGTTCGGTTTAATGGTAAGAACTACTCAGCATGGGCATTCCATTTCCAGATTTTTGTCAAGGGGAAGGATTTATGGGGCCATATTGATGGTAGTTGTCCAGTTCCTTCACTCGACGAAGACAAAAATAAGACAGAACAAGCCAAATGGGAGGTCAATGATGCTAAAGTTATGGCATGGATTCTAAGCTCAATGGAGTCCAACATTGTTTTGAATCTTCGTCCTTTTAAGACTGCTGCCCAGATGTGGGAGCATTTAAAGAAACTTCATAGTCAAAACAACACAGCTCGTCGATTTCAATTAGAACATGAGATAGATATCATTCAACAAGATAGTCTCTCTATTTCTGACTTTTATTCTTGCTTCATGAACCTTTGGGCTGAATATACAGATATTGTTTATTCTACTTTATCACCAGAAGGTCTCATTTCAGTTCAAGCTATTCACAAAACCACAAAACGAGATCAGTTTCTTATGAAGTAAAGATCTGATTTTGAAACTATGAGATCGAATCTGATGAATCGAGACCCGGTTCCCTCTTTGGACACTTGTCGCAATGATTTATTTCGAGAAGAGCAACGTCTTCTAAGTCAAAGTAGCCTTGAGAAGCAAAGATCTATGtgttgagatttaacaagttccataacaTTTAAATCAATTTAACAATTAagatagcggaagcatgtaaattatgaaatgtcccgttcttattgattaaaaacgttccatattaattgatttcgttgcgaggttttgacctctatatgagacgtttttcaaagactgcattcatttttaaaacaaaccataacctttatttcataaataaaggtttaaaaagccttacgtagattatcaaataatgataatctaaaatatcctgtttacacacgaccattacataatggtttacaatacaaatatgttacatcgaaatcagtttcttgaatgcagtttttacacaatatcatacaaacatggactccaaatcttgtccttattttagtatgcaacagcggaagctcttaatattcacctgagaataaacatgctttaaacgtcaacaaaaatgttggtgagttataggtttaacctatatatatcaaatcgtaacaatagaccacaag
This genomic stretch from Rutidosis leptorrhynchoides isolate AG116_Rl617_1_P2 chromosome 11, CSIRO_AGI_Rlap_v1, whole genome shotgun sequence harbors:
- the LOC139874921 gene encoding uncharacterized protein — encoded protein: MSFDKSDALLVRFNGKNYSAWAFHFQIFVKGKDLWGHIDGSCPVPSLDEDKNKTEQAKWEVNDAKVMAWILSSMESNIVLNLRPFKTAAQMWEHLKKLHSQNNTARRFQLEHEIDIIQQDSLSISDFYSCFMNLWAEYTDIVYSTLSPEGLISVQAIHKTTKRDQFLMK